In Primulina huaijiensis isolate GDHJ02 chromosome 6, ASM1229523v2, whole genome shotgun sequence, a single window of DNA contains:
- the LOC140978994 gene encoding rhamnogalacturonan I rhamnosyltransferase 1-like isoform X1: MEGVRSERFVEKVLPLQGHATPRTRLQVWFIRVCSSILIWTCLVQLVTVGELWHPHLLGGIPGFTKMLIRVEGSLPSSPPPLVPARNYTSNGFLKVSCNGGLNQMRSAICDMVTVARLLNLTLVVPELDKASFWADPSNFEDIFDVKHFIDSLRDEVRIIKRLPKRFGLRYGYQPLVMSPVSWSSERYYLQQLLPLFEMHKVIQFNRTDSRLANNGIPLELQRLRCRVNFHALKFTHEIEALGNKLIHIIQQKGPYLALHLRYEMDMLAFSGCTHGCTDEEAENLKQLRYAFPWWREKEIVSEEKRSHGLCPLTPEETALVLQALDFDKKIQIYIASGEIYGNERRLATLRAAFPRILKKEMLLDREDLRQFQNHSSQMAALDFMVSVASDIFVPTYDGNMARIVEGHRRYHGFKKTFQLNRTKLVELLDLHQNGTLSWDEFSFAVRQAHEKRTGQPIPRRVIADKPKEEEYFYANPQECLCEGTGCGYSSSPGNTTTI; this comes from the exons ATGGAGGGCGTTAGATCGGAGAGATTTGTAGAAAAAGTGCTGCCATTACAGGGGCATGCTACGCCGAGGACGAGATTGCAAGTTTGGTTTATTAGGGTGTGTTCTAGCATTTTAATATGGACGTGTTTGGTTCAACTTGTTACAGTTGGAGAGCTGTGGCACCCCCATTTGTTAGGCGGAATCCCGGGTTTCACGAAAATGTTGATTCGCGTTGAGGGATCTTTGCCTTCTTCCCCTCCGCCTCTAGTTCCTGCCA GGAACTACACAAGCAATGGCTTTCTAAAAGTCTCTTGCAATGGAGGCTTGAATCAAATGCGATCCGCA ATTTGTGATATGGTAACAGTTGCCCGGCTTTTAAATCTTACATTGGTTGTTCCTGAGCTTGATAAAGCGTCATTCTGGGCTGATCCCAG CAATTTTGAGGATATTTTTGATGTGAAACATTTCATCGATTCATTAAGAGATGAAGTTCGGATTATCAAGAGGTTACCAAAGAGATTTGGCCTGAGATATGGATATCAACCACTTGTGATGTCTCCAGTTAGCTGGTCAAGTGAGCGATACTACCTGCAACAG CTTCTGCCTCTCTTTGAAATGCACAAGGTGATTCAATTTAACCGAACAGACTCACGGCTGGCAAATAATGGGATCCCTCTGGAGCTCCAGAGACTTAGATGTCGTGTCAATTTTCATGCATTAAAGTTCACGCATGAAATTGAGGCCCTGGGAAATAAGTTGATTCATATTATTCAACAGAAGGGACCTTATTTAGCGTTGCATTTGAGATATGAGATGGACATGCTGGCTTTCTCAGGTTGCACTCATGGCTGCACCGACGAGGAAGCAGAGAATCTCAAACAACTGAG GTATGCATTTCCTTGGTGGAGGGAGAAAGAAATAGTATCAGAAGagaaaagatctcatggcttaTGTCCTCTCACCCCTGAAGAGACAGCTTTGGTTTTGCAAGCATTGGATTTCGATAAAAAGATTCAGATCTATATTGCATCCGGTGAAATCTATGGTAATGAAAGGAGACTTGCAACACTAAGAGCTGCCTTTCCGAGGATT TTGAAAAAGGAGATGCTGCTAGATCGTGAAGATTTGCGGCAATTCCAGAATCATTCGTCTCAAATGGCAGCTCTTGACTTCATGGTTTCTGTTGCCAGCGATATTTTTGTTCCCACATATGATGGAAATATGGCAAGAATCGTGGAAGGTCATCGTAG GTATCATGGGTTCAAAAAGACATTCCAACTGAATCGTACCAAACTTGTTGAATTGTTGGATTTACATCAAAATGGAACTTTATCATGGGACGAATTTTCCTTCGCTGTTCGGCAGGCACATGAAAAAAGAACGGGTCAGCCAATTCCTAGAAGAGTTATTGCAGACAAGCCTAAAGAAGAAGAGTATTTCTATGCAAATCCGCAAGAATGTCTATGTGAAGGTACGGGGTGTGGGTACTCATCCAGCCCTGGCAATACAACCACAATATAG
- the LOC140978994 gene encoding rhamnogalacturonan I rhamnosyltransferase 1-like isoform X2 produces MEGVRSERFVEKVLPLQGHATPRTRLQVWFIRVCSSILIWTCLVQLVTVGELWHPHLLGGIPGFTKMLIRVEGSLPSSPPPLVPARNYTSNGFLKVSCNGGLNQMRSAICDMVTVARLLNLTLVVPELDKASFWADPSNFEDIFDVKHFIDSLRDEVRIIKRLPKRFGLRYGYQPLVMSPVSWSSERYYLQQLLPLFEMHKVIQFNRTDSRLANNGIPLELQRLRCRVNFHALKFTHEIEALGNKLIHIIQQKGPYLALHLRYEMDMLAFSGCTHGCTDEEAENLKQLRYAFPWWREKEIVSEEKRSHGLCPLTPEETALVLQALDFDKKIQIYIASGEIYGNERRLATLRAAFPRILKKEMLLDREDLRQFQNHSSQMAALDFMVSVASDIFVPTYDGNMARIVEGHRRHMKKERVSQFLEELLQTSLKKKSISMQIRKNVYVKVRGVGTHPALAIQPQYSPVKHV; encoded by the exons ATGGAGGGCGTTAGATCGGAGAGATTTGTAGAAAAAGTGCTGCCATTACAGGGGCATGCTACGCCGAGGACGAGATTGCAAGTTTGGTTTATTAGGGTGTGTTCTAGCATTTTAATATGGACGTGTTTGGTTCAACTTGTTACAGTTGGAGAGCTGTGGCACCCCCATTTGTTAGGCGGAATCCCGGGTTTCACGAAAATGTTGATTCGCGTTGAGGGATCTTTGCCTTCTTCCCCTCCGCCTCTAGTTCCTGCCA GGAACTACACAAGCAATGGCTTTCTAAAAGTCTCTTGCAATGGAGGCTTGAATCAAATGCGATCCGCA ATTTGTGATATGGTAACAGTTGCCCGGCTTTTAAATCTTACATTGGTTGTTCCTGAGCTTGATAAAGCGTCATTCTGGGCTGATCCCAG CAATTTTGAGGATATTTTTGATGTGAAACATTTCATCGATTCATTAAGAGATGAAGTTCGGATTATCAAGAGGTTACCAAAGAGATTTGGCCTGAGATATGGATATCAACCACTTGTGATGTCTCCAGTTAGCTGGTCAAGTGAGCGATACTACCTGCAACAG CTTCTGCCTCTCTTTGAAATGCACAAGGTGATTCAATTTAACCGAACAGACTCACGGCTGGCAAATAATGGGATCCCTCTGGAGCTCCAGAGACTTAGATGTCGTGTCAATTTTCATGCATTAAAGTTCACGCATGAAATTGAGGCCCTGGGAAATAAGTTGATTCATATTATTCAACAGAAGGGACCTTATTTAGCGTTGCATTTGAGATATGAGATGGACATGCTGGCTTTCTCAGGTTGCACTCATGGCTGCACCGACGAGGAAGCAGAGAATCTCAAACAACTGAG GTATGCATTTCCTTGGTGGAGGGAGAAAGAAATAGTATCAGAAGagaaaagatctcatggcttaTGTCCTCTCACCCCTGAAGAGACAGCTTTGGTTTTGCAAGCATTGGATTTCGATAAAAAGATTCAGATCTATATTGCATCCGGTGAAATCTATGGTAATGAAAGGAGACTTGCAACACTAAGAGCTGCCTTTCCGAGGATT TTGAAAAAGGAGATGCTGCTAGATCGTGAAGATTTGCGGCAATTCCAGAATCATTCGTCTCAAATGGCAGCTCTTGACTTCATGGTTTCTGTTGCCAGCGATATTTTTGTTCCCACATATGATGGAAATATGGCAAGAATCGTGGAAGGTCATCGTAG GCACATGAAAAAAGAACGGGTCAGCCAATTCCTAGAAGAGTTATTGCAGACAAGCCTAAAGAAGAAGAGTATTTCTATGCAAATCCGCAAGAATGTCTATGTGAAGGTACGGGGTGTGGGTACTCATCCAGCCCTGGCAATACAACCACAATATAGTCCCGTGAAACACGTCTGA
- the LOC140978996 gene encoding uncharacterized protein, protein MEESSRKNYTVDEDKFLCHIYLDVSQDPIIGISQSRTQFWSRVAEKYNKERRSDLHPRPQRSVEKRMGNILTSVARMRGCIRQIENLKPSGASEQDIMNRAKVLYIQDSKDNKPFSFDHVWDIVKDCEKLSGDKISITKKSKLRATNLDTSQSDTPAEESPQSGSPSFSAFAIHLNDDNIDDSFQRPIGVKKAKLKKKRDEDISQIQRTMEEQHRELLDVLKQGTVERQQNYDLQRMRLQQEERKMEDRILYKDLSKIIDPNLREYTRTQQEKILQKRLQAENRDNFGSYFGDIGGSGSGLPDY, encoded by the exons ATGGAAGAAAGTTCAAGAAAGAACTACACCGTTGATGAAGATAAGTTTTTGTGTCATATTTATCTTGATGTTTCACAGGATCCCATTATAGGTATAAGTCAATCGAGAACTCAATTCTGGTCTCGGGTTGCTGAGAAATACAACAAAGAAAGAAGAAGTGATTTACATCCACGACCTCAAAGATCAGTTGAGAAGCGCATGGGAAACATCCTCACTTCTGTTGCCCGTATGAGAGGATGCATTCGACAAATTGAAAACCTCAAGCCTAGTGGTGCATCTGAACAAGATATC ATGAACCGCGCAAAAGTACTGTATATACAAGACAGTAAAGATAACAAACCATTTTCATTTGATCATGTGTGGGATATTGTGAAGGATTGTGAAAAACTTTCAGGAGATAAAATTTCGATAACCAAAAAATCTAAACTACGTGCTACTAATCTGGATACTTCACAGTCTGATACTCCAGCTGAAGAATCGCCACAATCAGGTTCACCTAGCTTCTCTGCATTTGCAATACATTTAAATGACGACAATATTGATGACAGTTTTCAAAGACCAATTGGAGTGAAAAAAGccaaattgaagaagaaaagagatgAAGATATTTCTCAAATTCAGCGTACAATGGAAGAACAACATCGCGAACTTTTGGATGTTTTGAAACAAGGAACCGTTGAAAGACAACAAAATTATGACCTTCAAAGGATGAGACTTCAACAAGAGGAAAGAAAAATGGAGGATAGAATTTTATACAAAGATTTGAGCAAAATCATTGATCCAAATTTGCGTGAATACACTAGAACTCAACAAGAAAAGATTTTGCAAAAGAGACTTCAAGCTGAAAATCGAGACAACTTTGGATCTTATTTTGGCGATATTGGAGGATCAGGATCTGGTTTACCAGATTACtaa